Proteins encoded in a region of the Puntigrus tetrazona isolate hp1 chromosome 12, ASM1883169v1, whole genome shotgun sequence genome:
- the mpp3b gene encoding MAGUK p55 subfamily member 3 isoform X2 yields MPVLSPTTGLHEMLALLTSQLHPDANHKEDMVFLREVFSERSLSYLMKIHERLRQFQLQSPTPVLNSASCLAEDVAEELQNGPLEEDERELLTLLTTPHVKAVLTVHDTVAQKNFEPVLPPLPDDIDDELEEESVKIVRLVKNKEPLGATIRRDEVTGAVVVARIMRGGAADRSGLVHVGDELREVNGNLIIHKRPEEISQILSQSQGSITLKIIPAIKEEDRFKESKVYLRALFDYTPFEDKATPCQEAGLPFTRGDILQVVSQDDPTWWQAKRVGDSNLRAGLIPSRQFQERRLLYRMKMGTHQSPKSPRATPCDQTCEKEDCDSEGSVGGQHVAGLRRSFRLSRKDHQGSTKESRPAESEENEFLIYEEVTLHQMRLQEKPRLVVLIGSLGARINELKQKVIAENPHRYGVAVPHTTRPRKSHEKEGVEYHFISKQAFEADIQSNKFIEYGEYKNNQYGTSLESIRSVLARSKVCLVDVQPEALKILRNAEFKPYVIFVKPRIPEVRQQRSSPTSPGRGDNGHITDEDLQDMRQSAEQMDQQYGHLVDRVLVKEDSASACVELRNILERLEREPQWVPVSWVRS; encoded by the exons ATGCCTGTTCTTTCACCTACCACAG gtTTGCACGAGATGCTAGCCCTCCTCACCTCCCAGCTGCATCCAGATGCTAATCACAAAGAGGACATGGTTTTCCTCAGGGAGGTCTTCAGTGAGAGGAGCCTTAGCTATCTCATGAAA ATCCATGAGCGACTCAGACAGTTCCAGCTCCAGAGCCCAACCCCAGTGCTCAACAGCGCATCCTGCCTGGCAGAAGAC GTCGCAGAGGAGCTACAGAATGGACCACTGGAAGAAGATGAAAGAGAGCTATTAACACTGCTTACCACTCCACATGTGAAG GCAGTGCTAACAGTACATGACACAGTGGCACAGAAGAACTTTGAGCCTGTGCTTCCCCCTCTCCCGGATGATATAGACGATGAACTGGAGGAAGAATCAGTAAAGATTGTgcgtttggtgaagaacaaggAGCCTCTT GGTGCGACCATCCGCAGGGATGAAGTAACTGGGGCAGTAGTGGTTGCTAGGATAATGAGGGGAGGAGCTGCAGACCGTAGTG GTCTGGTACATGTTGGAGATGAGTTACGGGAGGTCAATGGAAATCTCATTATACACAAACGTCCTGAGGAGATCAGCCAGATTCTG TCTCAGTCTCAGGGCTCGATCACTTTGAAGATAATTCCTGCCATTAAGGAAGAGGATCGGTTCAAGGAGAGTAAG GTCTATTTAAGAGCCCTTTTTGATTACACACCATTTGAAGACAAGGCCACACCTTGTCAGGAGGCAGGACTGCCTTTCACACGTGGAGACATCCTCCAGGTGGTTAGCCAAGATGACCCAACATGGTGGCAGGCCAAAAGAGTTGGAGACAGCAACTTACGTGCTGGCCTCATTCCTTCAAGACAGTTTCAGGAGAG ACGACTGTTGTATAGGATGAAAATGGGAACACACCAGAGCCCTAAATCACCTAGAGCAACACCTT GTGACCAAACTTGTGAAAAAG AGGACTGTGACAGTGAGGGCAGTGTCGGTGGACAGCACGTAG CTGGTCTAAGGAGAAGCTTCAGACTGAGCCGCAAGGATCACCAGGGTTCAACCAAAGAGTCGCGTCCAGCAGAGTCTGAAGAGAATGAGTTCCTCATATATGAAGAGGTGACACTACATCAGATGAGGCTCCAAGAAAAACCAAGGCTTGTGGTGCTGATAG GATCTCTTGGTGCTCGGATCAATGAGCTAAAGCAGAAGGTTATTGCTGAGAATCCTCACCGCTATGGCGTCGCTGTGCCAC acacaacaagacccagAAAGAGCCATGAGAAGGAAGGTGTGGAATACCACTTCATCTCCAAGCAGGCCTTTGAGGCTGACATCCAATCAAATAA ATTTATTGAATATGGTGAATATAAGAATAATCAATATGGGACGAGTCTGGAGTCGATCCGGAGTGTCCTGGCGAGAAGTAAAGTCTGTCTGGTAGATGTTCAGCCTGag GCCCTAAAAATTCTCCGTAATGCAGAGTTTAAGCCATATGTGATTTTTGTAAAGCCACGCATCCCTGAGGTACGTCAGCAGCGCAGCTCTCCTACATCGCCAGGAAGGGGTGACAATGGACACATCACA GACGAAGACCTGCAGGACATGAGGCAGTCAGCCGAGCAGATGGACCAGCAATATGGCCACCTAGTGGACAGGGTCCTGGTAAAGGAGGACTCTGCCAGTGCCTGTGTAGAGCTGAGGAATATTCTGGAACGACTCGAGAGAGAGCCGCAGTGGGTGCCTGTCAGCTGGGTCCGATCTTGA
- the mpp3b gene encoding MAGUK p55 subfamily member 3 isoform X1: protein MPVLSPTTGLHEMLALLTSQLHPDANHKEDMVFLREVFSERSLSYLMKIHERLRQFQLQSPTPVLNSASCLAEDVAEELQNGPLEEDERELLTLLTTPHVKAVLTVHDTVAQKNFEPVLPPLPDDIDDELEEESVKIVRLVKNKEPLGATIRRDEVTGAVVVARIMRGGAADRSGLVHVGDELREVNGNLIIHKRPEEISQILSQSQGSITLKIIPAIKEEDRFKESKVYLRALFDYTPFEDKATPCQEAGLPFTRGDILQVVSQDDPTWWQAKRVGDSNLRAGLIPSRQFQERRLLYRMKMGTHQSPKSPRATPCDQTCEKEDCDSEGSVGGQHVVSPKCKAVAPSCGQAFSWEFYSAGLRRSFRLSRKDHQGSTKESRPAESEENEFLIYEEVTLHQMRLQEKPRLVVLIGSLGARINELKQKVIAENPHRYGVAVPHTTRPRKSHEKEGVEYHFISKQAFEADIQSNKFIEYGEYKNNQYGTSLESIRSVLARSKVCLVDVQPEALKILRNAEFKPYVIFVKPRIPEVRQQRSSPTSPGRGDNGHITDEDLQDMRQSAEQMDQQYGHLVDRVLVKEDSASACVELRNILERLEREPQWVPVSWVRS from the exons ATGCCTGTTCTTTCACCTACCACAG gtTTGCACGAGATGCTAGCCCTCCTCACCTCCCAGCTGCATCCAGATGCTAATCACAAAGAGGACATGGTTTTCCTCAGGGAGGTCTTCAGTGAGAGGAGCCTTAGCTATCTCATGAAA ATCCATGAGCGACTCAGACAGTTCCAGCTCCAGAGCCCAACCCCAGTGCTCAACAGCGCATCCTGCCTGGCAGAAGAC GTCGCAGAGGAGCTACAGAATGGACCACTGGAAGAAGATGAAAGAGAGCTATTAACACTGCTTACCACTCCACATGTGAAG GCAGTGCTAACAGTACATGACACAGTGGCACAGAAGAACTTTGAGCCTGTGCTTCCCCCTCTCCCGGATGATATAGACGATGAACTGGAGGAAGAATCAGTAAAGATTGTgcgtttggtgaagaacaaggAGCCTCTT GGTGCGACCATCCGCAGGGATGAAGTAACTGGGGCAGTAGTGGTTGCTAGGATAATGAGGGGAGGAGCTGCAGACCGTAGTG GTCTGGTACATGTTGGAGATGAGTTACGGGAGGTCAATGGAAATCTCATTATACACAAACGTCCTGAGGAGATCAGCCAGATTCTG TCTCAGTCTCAGGGCTCGATCACTTTGAAGATAATTCCTGCCATTAAGGAAGAGGATCGGTTCAAGGAGAGTAAG GTCTATTTAAGAGCCCTTTTTGATTACACACCATTTGAAGACAAGGCCACACCTTGTCAGGAGGCAGGACTGCCTTTCACACGTGGAGACATCCTCCAGGTGGTTAGCCAAGATGACCCAACATGGTGGCAGGCCAAAAGAGTTGGAGACAGCAACTTACGTGCTGGCCTCATTCCTTCAAGACAGTTTCAGGAGAG ACGACTGTTGTATAGGATGAAAATGGGAACACACCAGAGCCCTAAATCACCTAGAGCAACACCTT GTGACCAAACTTGTGAAAAAG AGGACTGTGACAGTGAGGGCAGTGTCGGTGGACAGCACGTAG TTTCTCCAAAGTGTAAGGCGGTGGCACCGTCCTGTGGCCAGGCCTTTTCCTGGGAGTTTTACTCAG CTGGTCTAAGGAGAAGCTTCAGACTGAGCCGCAAGGATCACCAGGGTTCAACCAAAGAGTCGCGTCCAGCAGAGTCTGAAGAGAATGAGTTCCTCATATATGAAGAGGTGACACTACATCAGATGAGGCTCCAAGAAAAACCAAGGCTTGTGGTGCTGATAG GATCTCTTGGTGCTCGGATCAATGAGCTAAAGCAGAAGGTTATTGCTGAGAATCCTCACCGCTATGGCGTCGCTGTGCCAC acacaacaagacccagAAAGAGCCATGAGAAGGAAGGTGTGGAATACCACTTCATCTCCAAGCAGGCCTTTGAGGCTGACATCCAATCAAATAA ATTTATTGAATATGGTGAATATAAGAATAATCAATATGGGACGAGTCTGGAGTCGATCCGGAGTGTCCTGGCGAGAAGTAAAGTCTGTCTGGTAGATGTTCAGCCTGag GCCCTAAAAATTCTCCGTAATGCAGAGTTTAAGCCATATGTGATTTTTGTAAAGCCACGCATCCCTGAGGTACGTCAGCAGCGCAGCTCTCCTACATCGCCAGGAAGGGGTGACAATGGACACATCACA GACGAAGACCTGCAGGACATGAGGCAGTCAGCCGAGCAGATGGACCAGCAATATGGCCACCTAGTGGACAGGGTCCTGGTAAAGGAGGACTCTGCCAGTGCCTGTGTAGAGCTGAGGAATATTCTGGAACGACTCGAGAGAGAGCCGCAGTGGGTGCCTGTCAGCTGGGTCCGATCTTGA